DNA from Rhinatrema bivittatum chromosome 16, aRhiBiv1.1, whole genome shotgun sequence:
AGTCAATGCCACCATATTTAACAGAGTAGATACCTTAAAAGGTGTTGAAAACAGGAGGAACAATCTAGTGAAACGAGCTCTAGAATTTGTCAGATATgatttaatgataaaaaatgtaaaatcccaAAGAAGTGATCTAGCATAGAGGGGTGAAGTTCTTCCGTGTTCTATAGAAAAGTAAAATCTGAGGGAAATCAcatttgatgatcttaagatggccaaacaggtagaaaAGATGACAGCAAAAACCAAAGGATACATGGATGTAcagggagaggaataaccagtagaaaaaaggaggtgactttgcctctgtataagtctctgTTGAGACCACATTGGactaatactgtgtacaactctggacCCTGTATCTTCAAAGCAATATAAACCAGATTGAGTCGGTCCAGAGcacagctactaaaatgatcattGGCCTTCATCATAAAGCATTAAAAAGACATATCACAATCCATGAAGAAAAGGAGGGAaaaaggagatatgataaagacatttacaGTAAATAATTCCAAGAATTAAATATAGCAGAAGTGGGCCTCTTTCCATGGAAATGAGGCTCTGGAATGAAGGTCCATGATATGAGGGTGAAAAAAGGTTAAATCAGGAATAATctaattaaatatatttttttttacagagaaggtggCATGAAACATCCTCAACAGTGTCAGAATTCAAGAAGACATAGAAATCCCATCAAAGAGAATCTctaaggaagggggagggattgTTAAGTGTATTTTAGTTAAtatgttctttgttcttttaTTGTGTATGTCATTATTGCTCATCGACTAGACCTTTTTACgattaggcgattcataaatttaaataaatttaaatctaaatctaaaGCAGAAactgtggatgggcagattgcaTGGGTTGTAATGTCTTTATATGTCACCATGTTCCATGTATACGATGTCCAATTCTagttttacaggattgttctagGAGTGATGGGGGGTGGGGTCATCATGTTTGAGTTCAATTATCAAACTCTCAGGGCATTTCTAATTGGTGCAGATGCTACCAAATACTGTCTTCATTCATCTGTGTGATCTTTAAATCATTTTGTGGATGATGCAGGGCTGGCGGAatcactaggtgaactaggcctgggcctagggaaTCAACCATTAGAGGGCACAATCCATGTGGGGCTGCTCACAGCGGCACCACCACTCATGGTCCCAGATGGCTCATGCCCCCTAATGGGGggtggcacaaggcagaaggtgcctagggcgcctcattcccttgcaccagccctggggtGATGTAGGCACCCCACCCACAGAATGATTTAAGGAACATCAGACAGATAAGTGAagacagtaccccctcctttcaGACATGCCCTGACCAGGCTCTTCACCATGCACTCTCTTTATTTAAGCAGGCAGCATTGCATCATTTCTCTTTTGTTTGATGAGCCGTAGTTGTGGACTACTTTGAACTTAATGCCCTGGGGAAAAATGATAGAAGCTAATCTGAAGACCAAAAGTACTGTCCATCTGGATAGACACAGATTAATAAGTTTAGCAAACGGAGGTTTTGctttacaaatctgttagatatTTTTGTAGGGGTTCATAAGCATGTGGACAAGGATAAGTCTCTTGAcattgtggattttcagaaggtgtttgatattATCATAAAATGTGCCTGCGTCACCCACATAATAATAAGGCTTTGTGATAAATTGTATTACCCCAGACTGATGTTCATGCATAGTGGCCTATAGAAAATTGTAGAAAAGAGTTTGCATGTCCCTTAAAATCTCTCTTACAGGTGCATGTCCTCATAGTCATGTTAGTGACCACACAAAATAAGACTCACAAATGTTTGTAAACTACAAGTTACATTATAATGCAACGTATATGTTTCGTGTTGTGAGATCTGGGAATTTTTTAAAGGATGGGGGTTTTACTGGATAACCAGCTTTGATAGTTACCATCCCACCAATTACGAAGTCCCCACCCCTGTGATATCCCTGTGAGAACTGAACAATTTTCAGGGAACAGTGGTGCTCGGTGGTCTTCCATATGGTGTCATTCAAGAGCAGCAAAATCAGAACCTTGTGGGTTACCATCTTTTTGGTTGAATGGCTCAACATCTGGAGAAACCCCTGTTCTCTCTGTCTAGTCCCACCAGTGGTCCACGAACATGGTAGGAGAGGCTGTAACTGTCTTCAGTGCCCCATCGGTCACATCTTGCAgttatgttttgaaaatattcTCTTTTCTTTTACCTCCCTGCACACAGGGAGAACTTTACATATACAGGCTGCAAATGAGGTAACTTCCATATTTCCATCTAAGATTCCTCAGCTGAGACCATTATAGAGAGCTCTGCTCCTTAAAGGATTATCCTTATGGGCTATCTGCTCAGTAtaagttgtttttttaatgtaacctTTCACAATGAATTTTACATTCTTTCTGGAAAGAATTTCTTATGCATTGCTTTCCTTAGGGAGTTTTTAACCTCCTTGTTTCTCAATGTGTAGATAATGGGATTCATTGTTGGGGTAATAACTGTGAATAACACAGCAGCAACTCTGTCTTGCTTCACAGACTGATCTGATGTGGGCCTCATGTATGTGCAAATGGCTGTTCCATAGAAGAGGAGAACAACAATCAAATGAGAGGCACAGGTAGAGAAGGCTTTGCGTTTTCCGTGCGCTGTTTGGATTTCCCTTAGAGATGAGATAATGTATGCATAAGAGGTCAGAGTCAAGAAGAAAGTGCTGAGAGCTGCAATCCCAGTAACTATGGTCAGCAAATTCTCATTAAGTTGGGTGTTCGCACAAGCCAGCTTCAGCAggggtttaatatcacaaaagaAGTGATTAATTTTATTAGACTTGCAGTAAGGTAACCTGGACGTCAAAACAGTGTGTAACAGGGCATGAAGAAACCCAATTGTCCAGGCAGTCAGTGCCATCAGAATACAGACTCTCTTATTTATAATGACATTGTAATGTAGGGGATTGCATATTGCCACATAACGATCATATGACATAGCAGTGAGGATTATTGCTTCTGTACCTCCCACAAATTGAAACAAATGCAGCTGTATAAAGCACCCCAGGAAGGAAATGTTTTGTCTTTCAGATAGAAAGTCCACTAACATCCTGGGGACAGTTATAGTTGAAAAACTAATGTCCAGGAAGGACAGATTAGCGAGCAGAAAGTACATGGGGGTATGCAGACGTGGCTCTGTGACCACCAGCATTATTATAGTGGCATTTCCCAAGATGCTGAGCttgaaaaatatagaaaataatgCAAAGAGAAATATCTGTAGCTCTGGCACATTTGTAAGTCCCAAAAGAATGaattcggtcaccacagttccatTTTCATCctccatttgctttctttgtctgtagagaaaataataataataataatgattgaaggaaa
Protein-coding regions in this window:
- the LOC115077498 gene encoding olfactory receptor 12D2-like, which translates into the protein MEDENGTVVTEFILLGLTNVPELQIFLFALFSIFFKLSILGNATIIMLVVTEPRLHTPMYFLLANLSFLDISFSTITVPRMLVDFLSERQNISFLGCFIQLHLFQFVGGTEAIILTAMSYDRYVAICNPLHYNVIINKRVCILMALTAWTIGFLHALLHTVLTSRLPYCKSNKINHFFCDIKPLLKLACANTQLNENLLTIVTGIAALSTFFLTLTSYAYIISSLREIQTAHGKRKAFSTCASHLIVVLLFYGTAICTYMRPTSDQSVKQDRVAAVLFTVITPTMNPIIYTLRNKEVKNSLRKAMHKKFFPERM